One Gemmatimonadota bacterium genomic window carries:
- a CDS encoding four-carbon acid sugar kinase family protein, producing the protein MRPSCAWSPDRAPSGRKSWLNWQTATRPSSPPWKRSRHGPASTVIRPESTAMTMPLYMLADDLAGAHDVAVPFVKQGFAVAVPTGPDRLDRFDAADLIVLNTDTRSCGETEAAMRVGVACKAIRARSGALIYKKIDSTLRGHVGLEINLVSDIMGFGLVVCAPAFPEMGRTTVGGYQLLHGVPVRCQDLVGPDIPPQHAFIPDLLDNGPGRARTHIDLKTVHGGSITICKALARIKAASGTSVVVDMDDPTGWDGLLDAILEVHETSEERQSSASAADSALVADSVLLCGSGGMAGALAERLALTWKPRTATSRSLRPSSWMPRVAATAPPLKDGPVLVFACSLHDTTVRQVEEASSRKSITICPFDPMSFVDERESRGEVDRLTTSVAEVMGKGRNAVVTPKRPGRPQLQTWLERLSEKTPGRDPASVVLENLGEVARRLFVAVDPGGIVLTGGETAGSVFRTLDSDGAWIQGRIEPGVAHAVVAGGPRNGMGLVIKPGSFGDQHTLAKAVACLSPRGVDTKAGDTPVGTTGPAGKRATGNL; encoded by the coding sequence ATGAGACCGTCGTGTGCCTGGTCACCGGATCGGGCGCCAAGTGGCCGGAAATCATGGCTGAACTGGCAGACCGCGACGCGCCCATCGAGCCCACCTTGGAAGAGATCAAGGCACGGGCCGGCCTCGACGGTGATTCGCCCTGAAAGCACCGCCATGACTATGCCCTTGTACATGCTCGCCGACGACCTCGCCGGCGCTCACGACGTGGCGGTACCCTTCGTCAAACAGGGCTTCGCCGTGGCCGTGCCGACCGGTCCGGACCGGCTGGACCGGTTCGATGCGGCGGACCTGATCGTGCTGAACACGGACACCCGTTCCTGTGGTGAGACGGAAGCCGCGATGCGTGTCGGCGTGGCCTGCAAGGCGATACGCGCCCGGTCGGGAGCGTTGATATACAAGAAGATCGACTCGACACTCAGGGGACATGTGGGCTTGGAAATCAACCTTGTCAGCGACATAATGGGCTTCGGCCTGGTGGTATGCGCTCCGGCTTTTCCCGAAATGGGCCGGACGACCGTGGGCGGCTATCAACTGCTTCACGGCGTTCCGGTACGGTGCCAGGACCTGGTAGGTCCCGATATCCCGCCGCAACACGCCTTCATCCCGGATCTACTGGACAATGGCCCCGGCAGGGCGAGGACCCACATCGATTTGAAAACCGTCCATGGCGGTTCGATAACCATCTGTAAGGCGCTCGCCCGGATCAAGGCTGCTTCGGGGACCTCGGTCGTGGTGGACATGGACGATCCAACAGGATGGGATGGGTTGCTGGACGCGATCCTCGAGGTCCATGAAACTTCGGAGGAAAGGCAGTCTTCGGCGTCTGCGGCGGATTCGGCGCTTGTGGCGGATTCGGTGCTGCTCTGTGGCTCCGGTGGTATGGCGGGCGCCCTTGCGGAACGGTTGGCACTCACGTGGAAGCCGCGGACCGCCACATCCCGGTCACTGCGGCCATCATCCTGGATGCCGCGCGTCGCCGCAACCGCGCCGCCACTGAAGGACGGTCCCGTACTCGTCTTCGCCTGCAGTCTGCACGACACGACAGTCCGCCAGGTCGAGGAAGCCAGTAGCCGAAAGTCGATAACCATCTGTCCCTTTGATCCGATGTCTTTCGTCGACGAAAGGGAGAGCCGGGGCGAGGTGGATCGACTGACAACAAGCGTCGCGGAGGTCATGGGGAAGGGGCGGAACGCAGTCGTGACCCCGAAACGGCCCGGCCGGCCTCAGCTGCAAACGTGGCTTGAGCGCCTGTCGGAGAAAACCCCCGGCCGCGATCCGGCATCGGTGGTCCTCGAAAACCTGGGCGAAGTCGCCCGAAGGCTGTTCGTGGCAGTGGACCCGGGCGGCATCGTACTCACGGGCGGGGAGACCGCCGGAAGCGTCTTTCGGACACTCGATAGCGACGGGGCCTGGATCCAGGGCCGGATAGAACCGGGCGTAGCCCACGCCGTTGTCGCGGGCGGCCCCCGGAATGGTATGGGCCTGGTTATCAAACCCGGTTCCTTCGGCGATCAACACACACTGGCGAAGGCCGTGGCATGCCTCTCTCCGCGCGGTGTCGACACCAAGGCCGGGGACACACCGGTTGGCACCACCGGACCTGCCGGCAAGCGGGCAACCGGCAACCTTTGA
- a CDS encoding dihydrodipicolinate synthase family protein, whose translation MPTQTLPHGLWPVMLNAFHEDGSIDWYGVDALTDWYIERGSAGLFACCGSSEMFHLDDVERLAVAQRVVNQTGGSVPVVATGTFGGPIENQARFVRHMADLGVDAVVVIVCLMAESDEDEEVLKRNMERLLALTDPVPLGLYECPTPYHRKLSPELFGHLGATGRFLYHKDTVCDIDLLRLKIDAVRDTPLGVFNAHFETGLAGLRYGAAGISPVAGNVFPELFAWLCTEYDEQPENAEEVQRMMTSLAPVVNNKYLVTCKRYLQRIGLPITTRCRSTDARLTAFDEGLIDGLQTSVERFAEALEINRTVPA comes from the coding sequence ATGCCAACTCAGACATTGCCCCACGGTCTCTGGCCGGTGATGCTCAACGCCTTTCACGAGGACGGATCCATCGACTGGTACGGCGTGGACGCCCTGACCGACTGGTATATCGAGAGGGGATCGGCGGGCCTCTTTGCCTGCTGCGGTTCCAGCGAGATGTTTCACCTGGATGACGTGGAGCGCCTGGCCGTAGCGCAACGCGTCGTAAACCAGACCGGAGGCAGCGTGCCCGTTGTCGCCACCGGGACCTTCGGCGGCCCTATAGAGAATCAGGCCCGGTTTGTCAGGCATATGGCCGACCTGGGCGTGGACGCGGTGGTCGTCATCGTCTGCCTGATGGCCGAAAGTGACGAGGACGAGGAAGTGCTGAAGCGGAACATGGAGCGACTGCTCGCCTTGACGGATCCCGTTCCCCTGGGGCTCTACGAATGCCCTACGCCCTATCACCGAAAACTGTCGCCCGAACTGTTCGGGCATCTCGGCGCTACCGGCCGGTTCCTCTACCACAAGGATACGGTCTGCGACATCGATCTGCTCCGGCTGAAGATCGACGCCGTGCGCGACACGCCGCTTGGGGTCTTCAATGCCCACTTCGAAACCGGACTCGCGGGGCTTCGCTACGGGGCCGCCGGGATTTCTCCCGTTGCCGGCAACGTATTCCCCGAACTGTTTGCCTGGTTGTGTACCGAGTATGACGAACAGCCGGAAAATGCGGAGGAGGTGCAGCGGATGATGACGTCCCTGGCGCCGGTCGTCAACAACAAGTACCTTGTCACCTGCAAACGGTACCTCCAGCGTATCGGACTGCCCATCACGACGCGCTGTCGTTCAACGGACGCCAGGCTGACTGCCTTCGACGAGGGGCTGATCGATGGATTGCAGACGTCGGTCGAACGATTCGCAGAAGCGCTGGAAATCAACCGGACGGTACCGGCCTGA
- a CDS encoding pyridoxal-phosphate dependent enzyme, giving the protein MSVLGLICTRCNAQYPLAPMFFGCPACVEETGGGADEAGGGAAALTVAYDYKAIASELNVEDWDRPGHGIWRFDALLPLRDPAEQISLGEGNTALVRPRVVCEVTGLSNLYIKNETTNPTWAFKDRFHASSVSMARSLGYNRVTASTTGNHGASAAAYCAAAEMDSCIILCHPESSMLQRDMIALYGGHAFVLEDRFQYLDTLIRDHGYYPSTTMTPMPTGTPFGIEGYKTIAFEIFVQLGGRIPDRMFCPIAAGDALFGPWKGFNELRALDLVERNPVMHGVQSAGCNPYVQSFQQGRGDVIVHPDPSSIALSIRDDTGGPLALGAIYDSGGDATDVTEDEIIDAVRLLARSGYLVEPSSAASVAGVIKAARTGRVSSNETVVCLVTGSGAKWPEIMAELADRDAPIEPTLEEIKARAGLDGDSP; this is encoded by the coding sequence ATGTCCGTTCTCGGCCTGATCTGTACCCGGTGTAATGCCCAATATCCTCTGGCGCCGATGTTCTTCGGCTGTCCCGCTTGCGTAGAAGAGACAGGGGGCGGCGCGGACGAGGCAGGGGGCGGCGCTGCCGCGTTGACGGTGGCATACGACTACAAGGCCATTGCGTCCGAACTGAACGTGGAGGACTGGGATCGCCCGGGTCACGGTATCTGGAGATTCGACGCCCTGCTGCCGCTGCGGGATCCGGCGGAGCAGATCTCCCTGGGCGAAGGGAACACGGCCCTCGTGCGGCCCCGGGTGGTGTGCGAGGTGACCGGGTTGTCGAACCTGTACATCAAGAACGAGACGACCAATCCCACCTGGGCCTTCAAAGACCGGTTCCACGCGTCCTCGGTCTCCATGGCTCGATCCCTGGGCTACAACCGGGTCACGGCCAGCACCACGGGCAATCACGGCGCGTCGGCCGCGGCCTATTGCGCCGCCGCGGAGATGGATTCCTGCATCATCCTCTGTCATCCCGAATCCTCCATGCTTCAGCGGGACATGATCGCCCTGTACGGAGGCCATGCCTTTGTGCTGGAGGATCGCTTTCAGTACCTGGACACGTTGATCCGGGACCACGGCTACTATCCCTCGACGACCATGACGCCCATGCCCACGGGTACGCCCTTCGGCATCGAGGGCTACAAGACCATCGCCTTCGAGATCTTCGTGCAACTCGGCGGCCGGATCCCCGATCGGATGTTCTGTCCCATCGCCGCGGGTGACGCGCTGTTCGGTCCGTGGAAGGGATTCAACGAACTGCGCGCGCTGGATCTCGTCGAGCGGAATCCGGTCATGCATGGGGTGCAGTCGGCCGGATGCAATCCTTACGTGCAGTCGTTCCAACAGGGACGCGGCGACGTGATCGTCCACCCCGATCCGAGTTCCATCGCCCTGTCCATCCGCGACGACACCGGTGGGCCCCTGGCGCTGGGGGCCATCTACGATTCCGGCGGCGACGCCACCGACGTGACCGAGGACGAGATCATCGATGCGGTGCGCCTGCTCGCGCGGAGCGGCTACCTGGTCGAGCCGTCATCGGCGGCCTCCGTTGCCGGGGTGATCAAGGCCGCCCGGACAGGTCGCGTTTCCTCCAATGAGACCGTCGTGTGCCTGGTCACCGGATCGGGCGCCAAGTGGCCGGAAATCATGGCTGAACTGGCAGACCGCGACGCGCCCATCGAGCCCACCTTGGAAGAGATCAAGGCACGGGCCGGCCTCGACGGTGATTCGCCCTGA